In the genome of Chryseobacterium oryzae, one region contains:
- a CDS encoding dicarboxylate/amino acid:cation symporter has translation MKAKKIYQQLYFQVIIAIIAGILLGKFYPEMGEKMKPLGDGFIKLVKMIIAPVIFITLTLGIAHMTDLKKVGRIAIKAMIYFFTFSTLALIIGLIVGNVIQPGAGLNINPASLSGDISQYQQKAHDTTLTGFMMNIIPETLFSPLVGENILQVLLVAILMGVALVLTKEKSGKITELLQSLSTPIFKIVHMLMKLAPIGAFGAMAFTIGKYGLASVLNLIFLVGTFYITSILFVVLVLGTVAWYNGFNIFKLIYYLKEELLLVLGTSSSESALPGIMEKLEKAGCSRAIVGLVVPTGYSFNLDGTNIYMTLASLFIAQALGIDLSIEKQLMLLLVAMLSSKGAAGVTGAGFVTLAATLAVVPEIPIAGMTLILGIDKFMSECRALTNVIGNSVATVVVANWEKQLDKEQLQFALDNPNKIEDKLEV, from the coding sequence TTGAAAGCAAAAAAAATATACCAACAGCTTTATTTTCAGGTTATCATCGCAATTATTGCAGGTATTCTTCTGGGAAAATTTTATCCTGAAATGGGTGAAAAAATGAAACCATTGGGTGATGGATTCATAAAATTGGTAAAAATGATTATTGCCCCTGTTATTTTCATTACGCTTACTTTAGGAATTGCTCACATGACAGATTTGAAGAAAGTGGGAAGAATTGCAATAAAAGCAATGATTTATTTTTTCACGTTCTCTACTTTAGCCTTAATTATAGGATTAATTGTAGGAAATGTTATTCAGCCCGGAGCTGGTTTAAATATAAATCCTGCAAGCTTATCCGGCGACATTTCTCAGTATCAGCAAAAAGCACACGATACTACCCTTACAGGATTTATGATGAATATTATTCCCGAAACCCTGTTTAGTCCGTTAGTTGGAGAAAATATTCTGCAGGTCTTGCTGGTGGCAATTCTTATGGGAGTAGCTTTGGTTTTAACAAAAGAAAAAAGCGGAAAAATTACAGAATTACTACAGTCACTTTCTACTCCGATATTCAAAATTGTACACATGTTGATGAAGCTGGCTCCTATTGGCGCTTTCGGAGCGATGGCATTTACAATTGGTAAGTATGGTCTTGCATCGGTTTTAAATTTAATTTTTTTGGTTGGCACGTTTTATATAACTTCCATTCTATTTGTAGTCTTGGTTTTGGGTACAGTTGCCTGGTACAATGGGTTCAATATATTTAAACTCATTTATTATCTAAAAGAAGAACTTCTTTTGGTTTTAGGAACAAGCTCTTCAGAATCTGCACTTCCGGGAATTATGGAAAAACTGGAAAAAGCCGGCTGTTCCAGAGCAATTGTTGGCTTGGTGGTTCCTACAGGATATTCTTTCAATCTCGACGGAACCAATATTTACATGACATTAGCTTCACTATTCATTGCACAGGCATTAGGAATTGATCTTTCCATCGAAAAACAGCTGATGCTGCTTTTGGTTGCGATGCTAAGCTCTAAAGGAGCAGCCGGAGTTACCGGAGCCGGATTTGTTACTTTAGCTGCGACTTTAGCGGTAGTTCCCGAAATTCCTATTGCAGGAATGACTTTAATTCTGGGAATAGATAAATTTATGAGTGAATGCCGTGCTCTAACCAATGTTATCGGAAATTCGGTTGCCACAGTAGTTGTCGCCAATTGGGAAAAGCAGTTAGACAAAGAACAATTACAGTTTGCCCTCGACAATCCTAATAAAATTGAAGATAAACTGGAAGTTTAA
- a CDS encoding polysaccharide deacetylase family protein, which translates to MILLTFNIISIEAETQKGFEISNEERLQITQSNTRAILRILDIHDIKASFFVEISIIEKLKDLLKAISAQGHEIAFYHQNSSLERVELVKHSIQDVLEKNIRGIRYKNNSFTLQELKQSGFNYVSAIDHADILFPFKRLKKSPEIIEEDGVSIIPESISPYSQLPYNDFVFQVLPMKYYQNMVFETLKKDDFVMIYLDSWQFTDVNKHHFKIPFHRKWNLGKKMEDKLESFLSWINEKEMATSRVKDYIF; encoded by the coding sequence ATGATATTACTTACGTTTAACATAATTTCTATCGAAGCCGAAACCCAAAAAGGCTTTGAGATTTCTAATGAGGAAAGATTACAGATTACGCAAAGTAATACAAGGGCAATTTTGAGAATTTTAGATATCCATGATATTAAAGCAAGCTTTTTTGTAGAGATTTCTATTATTGAGAAGCTTAAAGATCTTTTAAAAGCAATCTCGGCTCAAGGGCATGAGATTGCTTTTTACCATCAAAACAGTTCTTTGGAAAGGGTAGAGCTTGTAAAACATAGTATTCAGGATGTTCTCGAAAAAAATATAAGAGGAATTCGTTATAAAAACAACAGTTTTACGTTACAGGAGCTGAAACAGTCTGGGTTTAATTATGTTTCAGCGATAGATCATGCAGATATTCTCTTTCCGTTCAAACGGCTTAAGAAATCTCCGGAGATTATAGAAGAAGATGGAGTAAGCATTATTCCGGAAAGTATTTCTCCTTACAGTCAGCTTCCGTATAATGATTTTGTTTTTCAGGTTTTACCTATGAAATATTATCAGAATATGGTGTTCGAAACGTTGAAAAAAGACGATTTTGTAATGATTTACTTAGATTCTTGGCAATTTACAGATGTCAATAAACATCATTTTAAGATACCTTTCCACAGAAAATGGAATTTAGGAAAAAAAATGGAAGATAAACTGGAGTCTTTTCTAAGTTGGATCAACGAAAAAGAAATGGCTACTTCTCGTGTGAAAGATTATATTTTCTAA
- a CDS encoding helix-turn-helix transcriptional regulator has translation MNDHYLKKIDRITAILTQLQSKPIVRAQDLAEKFEVSIRTIYRDIKTLENAGIPIIGEAGNGYSLMDGYKLPPVMFTKDEVLSFITAEKLMQHFSHESLGAHYKTAMEKLRSILKYSDKKLLENIEKQIDIYNYYPKTEDYIKNIIPTILQSIAEKVQICIDYKTVDEKISTRTIEVVGVFFEFNYWYLIAYCTLRKDFRQFRVDRILKLNKTQNPFLQEYGQINDYRKNPNANKTIVKLLVEKKIMPHLGNSKIYYGLTEEKETENGIELTFETEWISEGFPRWLITFTDYAKIIEPESLKTTMKELIEKISKNLSQYS, from the coding sequence ATGAATGACCATTATCTTAAAAAAATAGACCGAATAACCGCAATTCTTACTCAGCTGCAATCTAAACCGATTGTAAGAGCCCAAGATTTGGCAGAAAAATTCGAAGTAAGCATAAGAACCATTTACCGTGATATAAAAACGCTCGAAAATGCAGGAATCCCCATTATTGGAGAAGCCGGAAACGGATATTCTTTGATGGACGGATACAAATTACCTCCCGTAATGTTTACAAAAGATGAGGTTTTGAGCTTTATTACCGCAGAAAAACTGATGCAGCATTTTTCACATGAAAGTTTGGGGGCTCACTACAAAACAGCTATGGAAAAGTTGCGTTCTATTTTAAAATATTCGGATAAGAAGCTGCTGGAAAATATTGAAAAGCAAATTGATATTTACAATTATTATCCAAAAACGGAAGATTACATCAAAAATATCATTCCCACCATTTTGCAAAGTATTGCAGAAAAAGTTCAGATATGTATAGATTATAAAACGGTAGATGAAAAAATTTCTACAAGAACAATTGAGGTTGTAGGTGTTTTCTTCGAGTTCAATTATTGGTATCTTATTGCATATTGTACTTTGAGAAAGGATTTCAGGCAGTTTCGAGTGGACAGAATCTTAAAACTGAACAAAACTCAAAATCCTTTTTTACAGGAATACGGACAAATAAACGACTACCGGAAAAATCCTAACGCAAACAAAACTATCGTAAAGCTTTTGGTTGAAAAAAAGATAATGCCTCACTTGGGAAATTCAAAAATCTACTACGGTTTAACCGAAGAAAAAGAAACTGAAAACGGAATTGAATTAACCTTCGAAACAGAATGGATTTCTGAAGGATTTCCGCGCTGGTTGATAACTTTTACAGATTACGCCAAAATTATTGAACCTGAATCTTTGAAAACAACCATGAAAGAACTCATTGAAAAGATTTCTAAAAACCTCAGCCAATACTCATAG
- a CDS encoding beta-mannosidase — protein sequence MNKTLLFLFCLIQNLLFAQFFERNLSSEKWQFKNSKENKWLTAKVPGTVHLDLMKHRIIPDPYKDENEKKVQWVENEDWWYQTKFKISSTELNNQNIELIFNGLDTFSEIYLNGILLQVTDNMFRTWKIPVKQYLKSGENILKIKFKSSVNAGKELAKKVAFTMPESPRSFVRKAQYQFGWDWGPRLVTAGIWKEVKLEFWNNAQLENIKIEQKNVTEQKAELNIFTEIFADKEGQYFLSFNNKTNTVHLRKGKNAIQIPFTIENPKLWQPNGWGNPNVYHIKVSLKKDSKILAEKTETIGLKTIELIQEKDGKGKSFYFKVNGKPLYAKGVNWIPGDSFSPRMTKEKYHQLIKACKDAHMNMIRVWGGGIYEDDEFYKACDENGILVWQDFMFAGSFYPADENFLQNVKAEVKDQVQRLQNHPSIALWCGNNEIDEAIVNWGYQKQFNYSKEDSLQVWKDYKKLFHEVIPNAIQEFATRDKQIYWESSPSIGWGHKESLTEGDSHYWGVWWGEQPFEIFNEKVPRFASEYGFQGMPSLETIRFMFSGEPELRLQNGTVKAHEKHAKGWEIIEKYMQRDYFVPKDFVKYNYVSQLLQARGMQIAIEAHRRSKPYNMGTLYWQLNDCWPVVSWSSIDYLGNWKALQYQVKRSFENQVIFTEEKDGILNFYGINDEPKKFEDVFIEIQVIDFNGKILNEITNVPDGKILDEIIRFDPIEIENIISNNLKNKVFLNLILRDKNQQIIAQNLHFFAKPKDLKLLKPNIKIRKISATEIEVSTDVFAKDIYLIGNTHFSDNFFDLLPGTAKKIKLSVPLEKIEVMSLWDTISP from the coding sequence ATGAACAAAACCCTACTTTTTCTTTTTTGTCTTATCCAAAACCTCCTTTTCGCTCAATTTTTCGAGCGAAATTTATCGTCCGAAAAATGGCAATTCAAAAATTCCAAAGAAAATAAATGGCTTACCGCTAAAGTTCCGGGAACAGTGCATTTGGATTTGATGAAACATCGGATTATTCCGGATCCTTACAAAGATGAGAACGAAAAAAAAGTTCAGTGGGTTGAGAATGAAGACTGGTGGTATCAGACAAAATTCAAAATTTCTTCAACCGAATTAAATAACCAAAATATAGAACTGATTTTTAACGGATTGGATACTTTTTCTGAAATTTATCTGAACGGAATACTCCTTCAGGTTACTGATAATATGTTCAGAACTTGGAAAATTCCGGTAAAGCAATATCTGAAAAGCGGTGAGAATATTTTAAAGATAAAATTCAAATCTTCGGTGAATGCAGGCAAAGAACTGGCAAAAAAAGTAGCTTTCACAATGCCGGAATCACCAAGAAGTTTTGTAAGAAAAGCACAGTATCAGTTTGGCTGGGATTGGGGACCAAGATTGGTAACTGCAGGAATCTGGAAAGAGGTAAAGCTAGAATTCTGGAACAATGCCCAGCTTGAAAATATAAAAATTGAGCAAAAAAATGTAACAGAACAAAAAGCAGAGTTAAATATTTTTACCGAAATTTTTGCTGATAAAGAGGGGCAATATTTTCTGTCTTTTAACAATAAAACCAATACTGTTCATTTAAGAAAAGGAAAAAATGCAATACAGATTCCTTTCACTATCGAAAATCCAAAACTTTGGCAGCCAAATGGTTGGGGCAATCCCAATGTATATCATATTAAGGTTTCGTTAAAAAAAGATTCGAAAATTCTGGCAGAAAAAACAGAAACAATCGGTTTAAAGACGATAGAGCTCATTCAGGAAAAAGACGGAAAAGGAAAATCTTTTTATTTTAAAGTAAACGGTAAACCGTTGTATGCAAAAGGAGTAAACTGGATTCCCGGCGACAGCTTTTCACCGAGAATGACAAAAGAAAAATACCATCAGCTCATCAAAGCCTGTAAAGATGCCCATATGAATATGATTCGGGTTTGGGGCGGAGGAATTTATGAAGATGATGAGTTCTACAAAGCCTGTGACGAAAATGGAATTTTGGTATGGCAGGATTTTATGTTTGCAGGAAGTTTTTATCCGGCAGACGAAAATTTTCTCCAAAATGTGAAAGCGGAAGTGAAAGATCAGGTTCAAAGGCTACAAAATCACCCATCTATTGCCTTGTGGTGCGGTAATAACGAAATTGATGAGGCTATTGTAAACTGGGGTTATCAGAAACAGTTCAACTATTCAAAAGAAGATTCTCTGCAGGTCTGGAAAGACTATAAAAAGCTTTTTCATGAGGTAATTCCTAATGCAATTCAAGAATTTGCAACACGCGACAAGCAAATCTATTGGGAAAGTTCACCATCCATCGGTTGGGGGCATAAAGAAAGTTTAACGGAAGGAGATTCTCATTACTGGGGCGTTTGGTGGGGCGAACAGCCGTTTGAAATATTCAATGAAAAAGTTCCCAGATTCGCTTCAGAATATGGTTTTCAGGGAATGCCGAGCTTAGAAACCATAAGATTTATGTTTTCTGGCGAACCAGAACTGCGTTTACAGAACGGAACTGTTAAAGCACACGAAAAACACGCAAAAGGTTGGGAAATCATAGAAAAATATATGCAAAGGGATTATTTTGTTCCTAAAGATTTTGTAAAATATAATTATGTTTCTCAGCTTCTGCAGGCTCGGGGAATGCAGATTGCTATAGAAGCTCACCGTCGTTCAAAACCATATAATATGGGAACATTATATTGGCAGTTGAATGATTGCTGGCCGGTGGTTTCGTGGTCTTCTATTGATTATTTGGGGAACTGGAAAGCTTTGCAGTATCAGGTAAAAAGAAGTTTTGAAAATCAGGTGATTTTTACAGAAGAAAAAGACGGAATTTTAAATTTTTACGGCATTAATGATGAGCCTAAAAAATTTGAAGATGTTTTTATTGAAATACAGGTGATTGACTTTAACGGAAAAATTTTAAATGAAATTACAAACGTTCCTGATGGTAAAATATTAGATGAAATCATCAGGTTTGATCCTATCGAAATTGAAAATATAATCTCAAACAATCTTAAAAATAAAGTTTTTCTGAATTTGATTCTAAGAGATAAAAATCAGCAAATAATTGCGCAAAACCTTCATTTCTTTGCGAAACCAAAAGATTTAAAACTTTTAAAACCTAATATTAAGATCAGGAAAATCTCCGCAACCGAAATTGAAGTTTCCACAGATGTTTTTGCTAAAGATATTTACCTGATTGGAAATACCCATTTTAGCGATAATTTTTTTGATCTGTTGCCCGGAACTGCTAAAAAAATCAAACTTTCAGTTCCTTTAGAAAAAATAGAAGTGATGAGTCTTTGGGATACCATTTCTCCATAA
- a CDS encoding DinB family protein — MTTRAKQFISADQLLEHWQGHRNLTRRVIEVFPDKELFEFSVQGMRPFSTMVVELISIAGPALKGIVEQQITEFSEEVFQPKTKEEILARWDAETEVINHYFNQISEEKFQETFNLFGQYEFPVYQNILYFIDNEIHHRAQAYTYLRSLGIVPPFFWERF, encoded by the coding sequence ATGACAACAAGAGCAAAACAGTTTATTTCTGCCGACCAATTATTAGAACATTGGCAAGGTCACAGAAATCTTACCCGAAGAGTTATAGAAGTATTTCCCGACAAAGAATTGTTTGAATTTTCTGTGCAGGGAATGAGACCGTTTTCTACCATGGTAGTGGAGTTAATCAGTATTGCCGGACCTGCCTTAAAAGGAATCGTAGAACAACAGATTACTGAATTTTCGGAAGAAGTATTTCAGCCTAAAACCAAAGAAGAAATTCTTGCAAGATGGGACGCTGAAACTGAAGTTATCAACCATTATTTTAATCAGATTTCGGAAGAAAAATTTCAGGAAACATTCAATTTATTTGGACAGTATGAATTTCCGGTTTATCAGAACATCCTTTATTTTATAGATAACGAAATTCATCACCGTGCACAGGCTTATACTTACTTACGGTCTTTAGGTATTGTGCCGCCTTTCTTTTGGGAAAGATTTTAA
- the ggt gene encoding gamma-glutamyltransferase: MKKILFLCIMMSHSFSAQYKDITIVKEVRVKNKGVVVSAHPLASEAGAKILKLGGNSYDAIVATQYALAVVYPQAGNIGGGGFLVGVKSTGEKFTIDYRETAPQKASHDMYIDKNGKADTNLSQNGRLAVGIPGSVAGFFATLKYCKLPMSKLIQPAIDLAEKGFAITEKEADLLNSNQENFKKHNSSSIVFVKPIPWKAGDILTQKELAESLKLIQKLGSKGFYEGKTANLIVSEMKKGNGIISLDDLKNYKVAERKPLEFNYKGNNIVSMPLPSSGGILLAQMLKMAEFENLEKYQQNSVKAVQIMVEAERRAFADRAEYMGDPDFIEDKTSYLISDEYLKNRWKNFSFNKATLSSEVGKIIPQPKESTETTHISVIDKEGNAASVTTTLNGLYGSKVVVSGAGFFLNNEMDDFSVKPGVPNMFGAVGGEANSIQPHKRMLSSMTPTIVLKNGKPIIIVGTPGGTTIPTSVYQSIVDVIDFKLNANITVNSPKFHHQWLPETVAFEKNFPESIVKELEKLGYKSEKVKQIGRTEMILIDENGNINAVADGRGDDSVAVE, encoded by the coding sequence ATGAAAAAAATCTTGTTTCTATGTATTATGATGAGCCATTCTTTTTCGGCTCAGTATAAAGACATTACCATTGTAAAAGAAGTTAGGGTAAAAAATAAAGGTGTTGTAGTTTCTGCTCACCCATTGGCAAGTGAAGCTGGAGCAAAAATTTTAAAACTCGGAGGAAATTCTTACGATGCTATTGTTGCAACGCAATATGCTTTGGCAGTAGTTTATCCTCAAGCAGGAAATATAGGCGGAGGTGGTTTTCTTGTAGGAGTAAAAAGTACGGGAGAAAAATTCACCATTGATTACCGTGAAACGGCTCCCCAAAAAGCCAGCCATGATATGTATATCGACAAAAACGGAAAAGCCGATACCAATCTCTCTCAAAACGGAAGATTAGCAGTGGGAATTCCGGGAAGTGTTGCCGGATTTTTTGCTACATTGAAATATTGTAAACTCCCAATGAGCAAATTGATTCAGCCAGCTATAGATTTAGCCGAAAAAGGGTTTGCAATCACAGAAAAAGAAGCAGATTTATTAAATTCGAACCAAGAAAATTTTAAGAAACACAATTCTTCGTCTATCGTTTTTGTTAAACCCATTCCTTGGAAAGCAGGAGATATTTTAACCCAAAAAGAGCTTGCAGAATCATTAAAATTAATTCAGAAATTGGGTTCAAAAGGTTTTTATGAAGGAAAAACTGCTAATCTTATCGTTTCTGAAATGAAAAAAGGCAACGGAATCATTAGTCTTGATGATTTAAAAAATTATAAAGTTGCCGAAAGAAAACCATTAGAGTTCAACTATAAAGGCAATAACATTGTGTCTATGCCATTGCCTTCCAGTGGCGGAATCCTGCTTGCTCAAATGCTGAAAATGGCGGAATTCGAAAATTTAGAAAAATATCAACAAAATTCTGTGAAAGCTGTTCAGATTATGGTGGAAGCAGAACGGAGAGCTTTTGCCGACAGAGCAGAATATATGGGCGATCCGGATTTTATTGAAGATAAAACTTCCTACCTTATTTCTGATGAGTATCTTAAAAACAGATGGAAAAACTTCAGCTTCAATAAAGCTACCTTAAGCTCTGAAGTTGGAAAAATTATTCCTCAACCTAAAGAATCTACGGAAACTACGCATATCTCTGTAATTGATAAAGAGGGAAATGCTGCTTCGGTTACCACTACTCTGAATGGCTTATATGGCAGTAAAGTTGTTGTTTCGGGAGCCGGTTTTTTCCTGAATAATGAAATGGACGATTTTTCTGTAAAACCGGGTGTTCCCAATATGTTTGGAGCAGTGGGTGGAGAAGCAAATTCTATTCAGCCTCATAAAAGAATGCTTTCTTCTATGACTCCTACTATTGTTTTGAAAAACGGAAAACCCATTATAATTGTTGGTACACCGGGAGGAACTACCATTCCGACCTCTGTTTACCAATCTATTGTTGATGTAATTGATTTTAAACTGAATGCCAATATTACCGTAAACAGTCCCAAATTTCACCACCAATGGTTACCTGAAACTGTAGCTTTTGAAAAAAACTTCCCGGAATCTATTGTGAAAGAACTCGAAAAGTTAGGCTATAAATCTGAAAAAGTAAAACAGATAGGGCGGACTGAAATGATTCTAATTGATGAAAATGGAAATATTAATGCCGTTGCAGACGGGCGTGGCGACGATTCTGTTGCGGTGGAATAA
- a CDS encoding DUF2891 domain-containing protein, translating to MRKYFLVIAVFPFLVFAQEVPKLSDEMAIKLSEKPLHCITQEYPNKTAHIINNSDEVALSPKDLHPSFYGCFDWHSSVHGHWMLVKLLKSKPHLSVAKNIEAILESSLTKDNLQAEADYFTKYQLTATFERTYGWAWLLKLDEELTTWDNPKAKIWHQNLKPLTDKILASWKSFLPKQTYPNRTGVHPNTAFAMGFAIDWARANKDSEFEKQLTEKAKYFYLKDEKTPAYLEPDGSDFFSPSLEIADLMRRVLPQKDFVQWLNTFYDQRSLKNIEKIPVVSDLNDFQTVHLVGLSFSKAWCMKGVAKSLPQSHPLKKDFLKTANIFLNNGLPLLFQGNYGGDHWLASFAVYALEE from the coding sequence ATGAGAAAATATTTTTTGGTAATCGCTGTCTTCCCTTTTCTGGTTTTTGCTCAGGAGGTTCCGAAACTTTCAGACGAAATGGCAATAAAGCTATCTGAAAAACCGCTACACTGCATTACTCAGGAATATCCTAATAAAACTGCACATATCATCAATAATTCTGATGAGGTTGCATTAAGTCCTAAAGATTTACATCCCAGTTTTTATGGGTGTTTCGATTGGCACAGTTCTGTTCACGGACATTGGATGTTGGTAAAATTGTTAAAATCTAAACCACATCTTTCTGTTGCAAAAAATATTGAGGCAATTTTGGAAAGCTCTCTTACCAAAGATAATCTTCAGGCAGAAGCCGATTATTTTACCAAATATCAGCTTACCGCAACTTTCGAGAGAACTTACGGTTGGGCTTGGCTGCTTAAGCTGGATGAAGAACTTACTACTTGGGATAATCCTAAAGCGAAGATTTGGCATCAGAATCTAAAGCCTTTAACAGATAAAATTCTGGCTTCTTGGAAATCTTTTCTTCCCAAACAAACTTATCCCAACAGAACGGGTGTGCATCCCAATACTGCTTTTGCGATGGGATTTGCAATAGATTGGGCAAGAGCCAACAAAGATTCTGAATTTGAAAAGCAACTTACCGAAAAGGCAAAATATTTTTATTTGAAAGACGAAAAAACGCCTGCATATCTGGAGCCGGATGGATCCGATTTCTTTTCTCCCAGTTTGGAAATTGCAGATTTAATGAGAAGAGTGTTACCTCAAAAAGATTTTGTGCAGTGGCTGAATACATTTTATGATCAGCGAAGTCTTAAAAATATCGAAAAAATACCTGTAGTAAGCGATTTGAATGATTTTCAGACCGTTCATCTGGTGGGATTGTCTTTTTCTAAAGCTTGGTGTATGAAAGGCGTTGCCAAAAGTCTTCCGCAAAGTCATCCTTTGAAAAAAGATTTTCTGAAAACAGCCAATATTTTCCTGAATAATGGTTTACCGTTACTTTTTCAAGGTAATTATGGTGGCGATCATTGGTTAGCCAGTTTTGCGGTGTATGCACTGGAAGAATAA
- a CDS encoding NAD-dependent epimerase/dehydratase family protein, which translates to MESFTEKILITGALGQIGTELTNRLVEIHGAENVVASGLDRFQQGITSAGYYERMDVTNTQLVRQVIKDYEITTVYHLASLLSGTSEKQPIFAWKLNLEPLLHFCEMAKEGLIKKIFWPSSIAVFGKGIPKENVGQDVVLNPTTVYGISKMAGEKWCEYYFDKYGVDVRSIRYPGLISWKTPAGGGTTDYAVEIFYEAIEKGKYTSFISENTGMPMLYMDDAINATLKLMDAPKESLTVHTSYNLGGMSFTPKELAEEIKNEIKDFEIEYKPDFRQAIADSWPASIDDSVAKKDWGLSYDFGISEMTKDMIKNLKVKLNKN; encoded by the coding sequence ATGGAGTCCTTCACGGAAAAAATACTTATAACAGGAGCTTTAGGGCAAATCGGAACAGAACTTACCAATAGACTTGTAGAAATTCATGGTGCAGAAAATGTTGTAGCTTCGGGTTTAGACAGATTTCAGCAGGGTATTACATCAGCAGGATACTACGAAAGAATGGATGTAACCAATACGCAATTGGTAAGACAGGTTATTAAAGATTACGAAATAACAACGGTTTATCATTTGGCTTCTCTTTTGTCCGGAACTTCAGAAAAACAGCCGATTTTTGCATGGAAACTGAATCTTGAGCCTTTATTACATTTTTGTGAAATGGCAAAAGAAGGATTGATAAAAAAGATTTTCTGGCCAAGTTCTATTGCCGTTTTTGGTAAAGGAATTCCAAAAGAAAATGTTGGGCAGGATGTGGTTTTGAATCCTACTACTGTTTACGGTATTTCTAAAATGGCAGGCGAAAAATGGTGCGAATATTATTTTGATAAATATGGAGTAGATGTTAGAAGTATCCGTTATCCTGGGCTTATTTCCTGGAAAACTCCCGCAGGTGGAGGAACTACAGATTATGCAGTTGAAATTTTTTATGAAGCAATTGAAAAAGGAAAATATACAAGTTTTATTTCTGAGAATACGGGAATGCCGATGTTGTATATGGATGATGCCATTAATGCAACACTTAAACTGATGGATGCTCCCAAAGAAAGTTTAACGGTTCATACTTCTTACAATCTTGGCGGAATGTCTTTTACTCCTAAAGAATTAGCTGAAGAAATTAAAAATGAAATTAAAGATTTTGAGATAGAGTATAAGCCAGACTTCAGACAGGCAATTGCCGATTCTTGGCCGGCTTCTATTGATGATTCTGTAGCTAAAAAAGATTGGGGATTGTCTTACGATTTCGGAATTTCTGAAATGACAAAAGATATGATTAAAAATCTTAAGGTTAAGCTAAACAAAAATTAA